One Leishmania donovani BPK282A1 complete genome, chromosome 15 genomic window carries:
- a CDS encoding 60S acidic ribosomal protein, putative: protein MTTAQLACTYAALILSASGKTDADSICAVTKAAGVEVSHGMAAAFANALASVNVNEVLGSIRFSGAAAGGAAAPAAAAAASGAAPAAAG, encoded by the coding sequence ATGACGACCGCGCAACTCGCCTGCACGTACGCCGCGCTCATCCTCAGCGCGTCCGGTAAGACCGATGCCGACTCCATCTGCGCCGTGACGAAGGCCGCTGGTGTCGAGGTGAGCCACggcatggccgccgcctttgccaACGCCCTCGCCTCCGTCAACGTGAACGAGGTGCTCGGCAGCATCCGCTTTAGCGGTGCggccgctggtggcgctgctgcccccgctgccgctgccgccgcgagtGGCGCGGCCccggctgcggcgggc